In Quercus lobata isolate SW786 chromosome 12, ValleyOak3.0 Primary Assembly, whole genome shotgun sequence, a genomic segment contains:
- the LOC115970537 gene encoding probable leucine-rich repeat receptor-like protein kinase At1g35710, giving the protein MTSLSNKPLFNQFLSSLLFFHLLLIILHFVSSSTASVSSISSPFAHSNSKVKIAEETKEAMALLNWKTSLNNKSQSLLSSWVGTTPCNWVGINCDHSGSVTHLNLSNYGLRGTLHNLNFQSLPHLLSLNLSHNSLSGIINSNISHLSKLFLLDLSGNQFTGRIPFEIGKLTSLHVIDLSANHMTGLIPQDLGALSSLSKLDFSSNNLTGVIPTFLGNLSNLIILYLHMNQLFGSIPQELGMLSSLTNLALQSNNLIGVIPASLGNLSKLTNLYLFENQLSGSIPQELGMLSSLTDLELSTNKLTGVIPASLGKLSKLATLYLFENQLSGSIPQELGMLSSLIDLDLSTNKLIGVIPASLGNLSKLTTLYLFENQLSGSIPQELGMLSSLTDLKLSTNNLTGVIPAFLGNLSNLTTLYLHTNQLSGFIPQELGMLSSLIDLELTTNNLTGVIPASLGNLSKLTTLYLFENQLSGSIPQELGMLSSLTDLELSINNLMGVIPAFLGNLSNLNTLYLHTNPLSGSIPQELGMLTSLIYLKLTTNNLTGVIPASLGNLSKLTTLYLFENQLSGSIPQELGMLSSLIDLELAINNLTGFIPASFGNLSKLTTLYLSKNQLSGSIPQELGMLSSLTDLDLSINNLTGFIPASFGNLSKLTSIYLHTNRLSGSFPQEFGIVSSLSDLKLLFYNFVGITFSSIVSLTKLTYFKLFTNNLSNLISFEQNNFTQLKELQISRNQFTGHLPENVCSGGLLEKFIANNNHFIGSIPKSLRNCTSLIRVRLNGNQLFGNIGESFGIYPHLTYMELSYNKLYGELSANWGQCQNLTCLKISNNDISGRLPPELGEASQLQVLILSSNKIHGKIPNKLGKLKFLLDLYLDSNKFSGQVPYNFEMLSNLEQLNLANNSLSGHIPDLGKCKKLFLLNLSNNHLRKYIPIQIGNLQYLQNLDLSQNFLTGEIPQQLGDLKMLEILNLSHNALFGNIPSSFDQLLGLTSIDLSYNLLWGPIPNTKAFCEASIEAFRNNKGLCGNATGLKTCPFAIGHNLHVKKGKKVTTIILALLGIVFLIFIIVGITIGVFFRKTKTKNNPKEVGPQNMFSIWSYDGKMVYENIIEATEDFDYKYCVGVGGHGIVYKADLPTGQVVAVKKFHPLSEDSVANLKSFTSEIHSLTEIRHRNIVKLHGFCSHPRHLLLVYQFLEGGSLEKILNNDELALEFDWLKRLNVVKGVASALSYMHHDCSSPIIHRDISSKNVLLDSEYESHVSDFGTARIMSSDASYWTSFAGTIGYTAPGMLFK; this is encoded by the coding sequence ATGACTTCCCTTTCAAACAAACCTCTCTTCAACCAATTCCTTTCATCTCTACTCTTCTTCCACCTTCTTCTCATCATCCTCCATTTTGTTTCCTCATCCACTGCTTCTGTTTCCTCCATATCTTCACCTTTTGCTCACTCTAACAGTAAGGTTAAGATAGCAGAGGAAACAAAGGAAGCGATGGCTCTTCTAAATTGGAAAACTAGCCTTAACAACAAAAGCCAGTCTCTCTTGTCCTCGTGGGTTGGAACCACTCCTTGCAATTGGGTCGGAATAAATTGCGACCACTCTGGAAGCGTCACCCATCTGAACCTTTCAAATTATGGTTTGAGAGGTACGCTTCACAATCTCAACTTTCAATCCCTCCCCCATTTACTCAGTCTTAACCTTTCTCACAACTCACTATCTGGAATCATTAACTCAAATATTTCTCACCTCTCCAAACTCTTTCTTCTTGACCTTTCTGGTAATCAATTCACTGGGAGAATTCCTTTTGAAATAGGCAAATTAACTAGCCTTCATGTCATTGACCTTTCTGCGAACCATATGACTGGCCTTATTCCTCAAGACTTAGGAGCATTAAGTTCTTTGAGTAAGCTTGATTTCTCATCTAACAATCTCACAGGTGTCATCCCGACTTTTCTTGGAAACCTAAGCAACCTAATTATTCTATATCTTCATATGAACCAGCTTTTTGGTTCTATCCCGCAAGAATTAGGAATGCTAAGTTCTCTAACCAACCTTGCGTTACAATCAAATAACCTCATAGGTGTCATCCCTGCCTCTCTTGGAAACTTGAGCAAATTGACAAATTTATATCTTTTTGAAAACCAACTTTCTGGTTCCATCCCTCAAGAATTAGGAATGCTAAGTTCTTTGACTGACCTTGAGTTATCAACAAACAAACTTACAGGTGTCATCCCTGCCTCTCTTGGAAAATTGAGCAAACTGGCAACTTTATATCTTTTTGAAAACCAACTTTCTGGTTCCATCCCTCAAGAATTAGGAATGCTAAGTTCTCTGATTGACCTTGATTTATCAACAAACAAACTTATAGGTGTCATCCCTGCCTCTCTTGGAAACTTGAGCAAACTGACAACTTTATATCTTTTTGAAAACCAACTTTCTGGTTCCATCCCTCAAGAATTAGGAATGTTAAGTTCTTTGACTGACCTTAAGTTATCAACAAACAATCTCACGGGTGTCATCCCTGCTTTTCTTGGAAACTTAAGCAACCTAACCACTTTATATCTTCATACGAATCAACTTTCTGGTTTCATCCCTCAAGAATTAGGAATGTTAAGTTCTCTGATTGACCTTGAGTTAACAACAAACAATCTTACAGGTGTCATCCCTGCCTCTCTTGGAAACTTGAGCAAACTGACAACTTTATATCTTTTTGAAAACCAACTTTCTGGTTCCATCCCTCAAGAATTAGGAATGCTAAGTTCTCTGACTGACCTTGAGTTATCAATAAACAATCTCATGGGTGTCATCCCTGCTTTTCTTGGAAACTTAAGCAACCTAAACACTTTATATCTTCATACAAATCCACTTTCTGGTTCCATTCCTCAAGAATTAGGAATGCTAACTTCTCTGATTTACCTTAAGTTAACAACAAACAATCTTACAGGTGTCATCCCTGCCTCTCTTGGAAACTTGAGCAAATTGACAACTTTATATCTTTTTGAAAACCAACTTTCTGGTTCCATCCCTCAAGAATTAGGAATGCTAAGTTCTCTGATTGACCTTGAGTTAGCAATAAACAATCTTACAGGTTTCATCCCTGCCTCTTTTGGAAACTTGAGTAAATTGACAACTTTATATCTTTCTAAAAACCAACTTTCTGGTTCCATCCCTCAAGAATTAGGAATGCTAAGTTCTCTGACTGACCTTGACTTATCAATAAACAATCTCACGGGTTTCATCCCTGCTTCATTTGGAAACTTAAGCAAACTAACCAGTATATATCTTCATACAAATCGACTTTCTGGTTCCTTCCCTCAAGAATTTGGAATTGTAAGTTCTCTGAGTGATCTTAAGTTATTGTTTTACAATTTCGTAGGTATAACTTTTTCTTCTATAGTAAGCTTAACTAAGCTCACTTATTTCAAATTGTTCACTAATAATTTAAGCAATCTCATTTCATTTGAACAGAACAATTTTACTCAATTGAAGGAGCTCCAAATATCTAGAAACCAATTTACTGGTCACTTGCCCGAAAATGTGTGTAGTGGTGGATTGCTTGAGAAATTCATCGCAAACAATAATCATTTTATTGGTTCAATACCAAAATCCTTGAGAAACTGCACAAGCCTCATTAGAGTTCGACTTAATGGAAATCAACTTTTTGGAAATATAGGAGAAAGTTTTGGGATATACCCACACTTAACATACATGGAGTTGAGTTATAATAAACTTTATGGTGAGCTTTCAGCTAATTGGGGGCAATGTCAAAACTTGACATGCCTGAAAATCTCTAACAATGACATTTCAGGTAGATTGCCTCCTGAGCTTGGAGAAGCAAGTCAATTACAAGTGCTCATCCTCTCCTCAAATAAGATACATGGGAAAATCCCCAACAAATTAGgtaagttgaaatttttgttagaCCTTTATCTAGACAGTAACAAATTTTCTGGACAAGTTCCTTACAATTTCGAGATGCTATCAAATTTGGAGCAACTTAATCTCGCCAATAATAGTCTAAGTGGCCATATTCCTGACCTAGGGAAATGTAAAAAactttttctcttgaatttgaGCAACAATCACTTAAGAAAATATATCCCAATTCAAATTGGCAATTTGCAGTATCTCCAAAATCTTGATCTTAGCCAAAATTTTCTAACAGGAGAGATTCCACAACAACTTGGAGATTTGAAAATGTTAGAAATCTTGAATCTTTCCCACAATGCACTTTTTGGCAATATTCCATCCAGTTTTGATCAATTGTTAGGCTTGACATCCATTGACTTGTCCTACAATCTATTGTGGGGTCCTATTCCGAATACTAAAGCATTTTGTGAGGCATCAATAGAAGCATTTAGAAACAACAAGGGCTTGTGTGGCAATGCTACTGGTTTGAAGACTTGCCCCTTTGCAATTGGCCACAATCTTCATgtcaaaaaggggaaaaaagttaCTACAATAATTTTAGCCCTTTTGGgcattgtttttcttatttttatcattGTAGGAATTACAATCGGCGTTTTCTTTAGAAAGACGAAGacaaaaaataatccaaaagAAGTAGGGCctcaaaatatgttttcaaTATGGAGTTATGATGGGAAAATGGTTTATGAAAACATTATTGAAGCAACAGAGGATTTCGATTACAAATATTGTGTTGGTGTGGGGGGGCATGGAATTGTTTATAAAGCTGATTTGCCAACAGGTCAAGTTGTTGCTGTAAAGAAATTTCATCCACTCTCAGAAGATAGTGTGGCCAATCTAAAATCTTTCACCAGTGAGATACATAGTCTAACCGAAATACGACACCGCAACATTGTAAAGCTTCATGGTTTTTGCTCACATCCACGACACTTGCTTTTAGTTTATCAATTCTTGGAAGGTGGGAGCTTGGAAAAGATACTAAACAATGATGAATTAGCACTGGAGTTTGACTGGCTAAAGAGGTTAAATGTTGTTAAAGGTGTGGCAAGTGCTCTGTCTTATATGCATCATGACTGCTCCAGTCCAATAATTCATCGTGATATATCAAGCAAGAATGTTCTACTAGATTCAGAATATGAATCTCATGTCTCTGACTTTGGCACAGCTAGGATTATGAGTTCTGACGCATCTTATTGGACTTCGTTTGCTGGTACCATTGGATACACTGCTCCAGGTATGTTATTTAAGTAA
- the LOC115971621 gene encoding peroxisome biogenesis protein 6-like: MVERRKPLVLSSTKLLINSVLSSSSSSSPPPPQLADRVEDDVSGGTLQLRAGILRFPRDKIVISSHHSNLASLDDAALVGLSTCALKRLSITSASLVLVKNIETNVQRIAQVVVLDPPGMREAAHGIKLSSFGCSHTMCVFPSATFAPEGCLQMGVEVAYLSPILAFNLDLHVSCLNSLVHGGQETLAAYFQAKVDDETSGEVIEGSMISVGLESLARLPRYASHLRASFVKIPECGTLETLKVRSSIEAEDRQDMIDLALQKYFEADRYLARGDIFSICINWNCNSITCIPCNQKSQNRSDNIIYFKVVALEPSDEKFLRVNSTQTALVLGGSVPSAIPPDLLIAGPKGFPPLQGDTVKILASILAPPLCPSALSSKFRVSVLLHGLAGCGKRTVIRYVARRLGLHVVEYSCHNLIAPSERKASVALAQAFNTAQRYLPTILLLRHFDVFRNLGSHEGSPNDQVGITSEVASVIRKFSEPVTEDEDIYSEGEPNDDSNMKDVGKVRRHRVLLVAAADSSEGLPPTIRRCFSHEISMGPLTEEQRVEMLTQSLQSVSELLSNTGSEDFIKEIVGQTSGFMPRDLCALIADAGANLIPSGNVLNEKVEPKELDSDSHEVAPQVLGKEGMTKALERSKKRNASALGTPKVPNVKWEDVGGLEDVKKSILDTVQLPLLHKDLFSSGLRKRSGVLLYGPPGTGKTLLAKAVATECSLNFLSVKGPELINMYIGESEKNVRDIFQKARSARPCVIFFDELDSLAPARGASGDSGGVMDRVVSQMLAEIDGLNDSTQDLFIIGASNRPDLIDPALLRPGRFDKLLYIGVNSDASYRERVLKALTRKFKLHKDVSLYSIAKKCPPNFTGADMYALCADAWFHAAKRKVLSSDSDSSSTDDRAESVVVEYDDFVKVLDELSPSLSMSELKKYDLLRDQFEGASK, encoded by the exons ATGGTGGAGAGGAGGAAGCCTCTGGTTCTCTCCTCCACCAAGCTCCTCATCAACTCCGTACTCAGTTCATCGTCGTCTTCGTCGCCGCCTCCGCCGCAACTCGCTGACCGAGTCGAAGATGACGTGTCCGGCGGCACCTTGCAGCTACGTGCCGGAATTCTCCGATTCCCAAGGGATAAAATCGTCATTTCCAGTCACCACTCCAATTTGGCTTCTCTGGACGACGCCGCTTTGGTTGGACTCTCCACCTGCGCCCTCAAACGACTCTCCATTACTTCAGCCTCACTG GTTCTTGTCAAGAATATCGAGACAAATGTGCAAAGAATCGCGCAGGTTGTTGTTTTAGACCCTCCGGGCATGCGCGAAGCTGCACATGGGATTAAATTATCCAGTTTTGGTTGTTCCCATACAATGTGTGTTTTTCCTTCGGCTACTTTTGCACCAGAAGGTTGTCTACAGATGGGTGTGGAAGTTGCCTATTTGTCTCCTATTTTGGCATTTAACCTTGACTTGCATGTATCGTGCTTGAATTCTCTTGTCCATGGAGGGCAAGAAACTTTAGCGGCTTATTTCCAAGCAAAAGTGGATGATGAGACGTCTGGGGAAGTGATTGAGGGTTCTATGATTAGTGTAGGGTTGGAATCATTGGCTCGGTTGCCAAGATATGCTTCACATTTGAGGGCTTCTTTTGTGAAGATACCAGAATGTGGTACTCTTGAGACTCTCAAAGTAAGGTCATCTATTGAGGCTGAAGATCGTCAAGATATGATTGACTTGGCGCTACAGAAATACTTTGAAGCAGATAGGTATCTAGCAAGAGGTGATATTTTCAGCATTTGCATAAATTGGAATTGCAATTCAATTACTTGCATTCCTTGCAACCAAAAGTCACAAAATAGAAGTGATAACATCATCTACTTCAAG GTTGTAGCTCTGGAACCATCAGATGAAAAATTTCTTCGAGTAAATAGCACCCAGACTGCCCTTGTGCTTGGGGGAAGTGTTCCTTCTGCTATTCCCCCAGATTTGTTGATTGCTGGACCAAAAGGTTTTCCACCTTTGCAGGGGGATACAGTGAAAATTTTGGCCTCCATTCTTGCACCCCCTCTTTGCCCGTCAGCACTTTCTTCAAAATTCAGAGTTTCTGTTTTACTACATGGTTTGGCAG GATGTGGGAAGAGGACTGTGATCAGATATGTTGCTCGTCGATTGGGCCTGCATGTAGTGGAATATAGCTGTCATAATCTGATAGCACCCTCTGAAAGAAAAGCATCTGTTGCTCTAGCTCAAGCTTTCAATACAGCTCAAAG ATACTTGCCAACAATTCTTCTTCTCCGCCATTTTGATGTTTTCCGAAATTTAGGCTCTCATGAGGGTTCACCAAATGATCAAGTAGGCATCACTTCAGAAGTAGCATCAGTTATTCGGAAATTCTCAGAGCCAGTCACTGAGGATGAAGACATTTATTCTGAAGGGGAACCTAATGATGATTCT AACATGAAGGATGTTGGAAAGGTAAGAAGGCACAGAGTGTTGTTAGTTGCAGCTGCTGACAGCTCTGAAGGTCTACCTCCAACCATAAGGCGTTGCTTTAGCCATGAAATAAGTATGGGTCCTTTAACTGAAGAACAAAGGGTAGAAATGCTTACCCAGTCACTGCAAAGTGTGTCTGAGCTCCTGTCTAAT ACTGGCTCAGAGGATTTTATAAAGGAAATTGTGGGGCAGACATCTGGGTTCATGCCTAGAGATTTATGTGCTTTGATTGCTGATGCTGGTGCAAACTTAATTCCCAGTGGCAATGTACTGAATGAAAAGGTTGAGCCCAAGGAACTAGATAGTGATTCACATGAAGTTGCACCACAGGTCCTGGGGAAGGAAGGCATGACCAAAGCATTGGAACGATCAAAGAAAAGGAATGCGTCAGCATTGGGCACTCCGAAG GTTCCTAATGTGAAATGGGAAGATGTTGGTGGGCTTGAGGATGTGAAGAAATCAATTTTGGACACTGTTCAG TTGCCTCTCTTGCATAAGGACTTGTTTTCGTCTGGGTTGCGTAAGCGCTCTGGTGTTCTTCTTTATGGTCCTCCTGGAACTGGAAAA ACTTTATTAGCAAAAGCTGTTGCAACCGAGTGTTCCCTAAACTTTCTCAGTGTAAAAGGACCTGAGCTGATCAACATGTACATTGGAGAGTCAGAGAAGAATGTTCGAGACATTTTCCAGAAG GCCAGATCAGCACGCCCATGTGTTATCTTCTTTGATGAACTTGATTCTCTTGCTCCAGCTCGGGGGGCCTCTGGGGATTCTGGAGGAGTTATGGACAGAGTGGTTTCTCAG ATGCTTGCAGAGATTGATGGCCTAAATGATTCAACACAG GACCTGTTTATAATAGGGGCAAGCAACAGACCTGATCTAATTGACCCAGCACTTTTACGGCCTGGTAGATTTGATAAGCTGCTATACATAGGAGTTAATTCTGATGCATCTTATAGGGAGCG GGTACTCAAAGCACTAACACGAAAGTTCAAATTGCATAAAGACGTTTCACTTTACTCAATAGCAAAGAAATGTCCCCCAAACTTCACAGGAGCAGACATGTATGCTTTATGTGCAGATGCTTGGTTCCATGCTGCAAAACGCAAG GTTTTGAGTTCAGATTCAGATTCTTCTAGCACTGATGATCGTGCAGAGTCTGTTGTTGTTGAATACGATGATTTTGTGAAG GTCCTAGATGAGCTGTCTCCTTCCCTCTCCATGTCTGAGCTTAAGAAGTACGACTTGCTGAGGGATCAATTTGAAGGAGCCTCAAAATGA